One segment of Pyricularia oryzae 70-15 chromosome 3, whole genome shotgun sequence DNA contains the following:
- a CDS encoding aminobenzoyl-glutamate utilization protein B produces MRQSAESIVLGVVRDELREKDGDIRGINDQIHAHPELAYEEFKAHDAFVSLLRKLQFEVTPHAYGVETAFSADYGSGGRLVVYNAEYDALPGIGHACGHNLIASSSLAAFLGLVAALKHHPDQPGRVRLLGTPAEEGGGGKLKLIAAGAYKDAAASLMVHPGPSYLLAAPVEEVAFVRMLANVKMRIYFSGRESHAAMAPWDGINALDAAMLSYNAVSMLRQHIRPYERIHGVVRQGGERPNVTPSSTQVEYYIRSDTRAAAQKLWERVKLCFEGAAIATGCGVRYEPINSYADVRPSRALCREYQAVQAPDTVSFSEPADFLAGSTDMGDVCYECPGFHGAFGIDTEKGQSNHTPAFAAAAALDKSYKKAIECGRGMAMVGWRVLSDDAFAAEVQKEWEEDMRIAKDT; encoded by the exons ATGCGTCAATCTGCAGAATCCATCGTACTCGGCGTTGTCCGGGACGAGCTGAGGGAAAAGGATGGCGATATCAGGGGCATCAATGACCAG ATTCACGCCCACCCAGAGCTGGCATACGAAGAGTTCAAAGCCCACGATGCGTTCGTCTCGCTCCTGCGAAAGCTTCAATTCGAAGTAACCCCGCACGCCTATGGAGTCGAGACCGCCTTCTCGGCCGACTACGGATCAGGTGGTCGCCTGGTAGTCTACAATGCCGAGTATGACGCCCTGCCAGGCATTGGCCACGCCTGCGGCCACAACCTGATTGCGTCGTCGTCCCTCGCCGCCTTCCTGGGTCTCGTCGCTGCCCTCAAGCACCATCCGGACCAGCCGGGACGCGTCCGTCTCCTGGGCACTCCCGCCgaggagggcggcggcggcaagctcAAGCTGATCGCCGCCGGAGCCTACaaggacgccgccgccagcctGATGGTGCACCCTGGGCCCTCCTACCTGCTCGCCGCGCCCGTCGAGGAGGTTGCCTTTGTGCGCATGCTGGCCAACGTCAAGATGCGCATCTACTTTAGCGGTCGCGAGAGCCACGCCGCCATGGCTCCCTGGGATGGCATCAACGCCCTCGACGCCGCCATGCTGTCGTACAATGCCGTCTCCATGCTCCGGCAGCATATCCGACCCTACGAGCGCATCCACGGGGTGGTGCGTCAGGGCGGCGAAAGGCCCAACGTGACCCCCTCCTCCACGCAGGTCGAGTACTACATCAGGAGCGACACGCGCGCCGCGGCCCAGAAGCTCTGGGAGAGGGTCAAGCTCTGCTTTGAGGGGGCCGCCATCGCGACCGGGTGTGGCGTCCGATACGAGCCCATCAACTCGTACGCCGACGTCCGGCCGTCGCGTGCCCTGTGTCGCGAGTACCAAGCTGTGCAGGCGCCAGATACCGTCTCATTTTCGGAGCCGGCCGATTTCCTGGCAGGCAGCACCGACATGGGCGACGTGTGCTACGAGTGTCCCGGCTTCCATGGTGCATTCGGCATCGACACGGAGAAGGGCCAGTCGAACCACACGCCTGCATTTGCGGCCGCTGCAGCGCTGGACAAGTCCTACAAAAAGGCCATCGAGTGCGGGAGGGGGATGGCAATGGTTGGGTGGCGGGTTCTGAGCGACGATGCTTTTGCTGCCGAGGTGCAAAAGGAGTGGGAAGAGGATATGCGTATCGCCAAGGACACTTGA
- a CDS encoding NADPH-dependent 1-acyldihydroxyacetone phosphate reductase, which yields MGSNTIVEPTMKTVLITGCSSGGIGYALAEAFADVGYHVFATARDLSKAKDLTKHSSGNIQLLQLDVSSSESIKACVTAVDSATEGRGLDVLVNNAGGVHTMPLLDVDLDKARQTYEVNVWGVLALAQGFAGLLIKTGGVLMNIASIAAGVVMPWGGIYNSSKAAVANLSETLRLEMAPLGVRVITAMVGVVGTKIFLNTGNFALPPGSRYKSVEEQIAKQARGEDLFGHMDIDTVAKRLVSDVVAGRSGKVWRGGLATATGYLSWLMPTWASDWMGNSRSGLYNLKKP from the exons ATGGGTTCGAACACTATCGTCGAGCCAACCATGAAAACGGTCCTGATTACGGGCTGCAGCTCCGGCGGCATAGGTTATGCCCTGGCAGAGGCTTTCGCCGACGTGGGCTATCATGTATTTGCCACGGCTCGCGACTTATCCAAAGCCAAAGATCTGACCAAACACTCTTCGGgaaatattcaactcctccAGTTGGACGTCAGCTCGTCCGAGTCAATCAAGGCCTGCGTCACCGCCGTGGACTCAGCAACAGAGGGCCGAGGGCTCGATGTCTTGGTCAACAATGCCGGCGGCGTCCACACAATGCCCCTTCTCGACGTGGATTTAGACAAGGCCCGCCAGACATATGAAGTAAATGTTTGGGGTGTGTTGGCGTTGGCGCAGGGGTTCGCCGGCTTGCTCATCAAGACGGGTGGTGTGCTGATGAACATTGCGTCCATTGCTGCTGGTGTCGTCATGCCTTGGGGCG GCATCTACAACAGCTCCAAGGCAGCCGTCGCCAATCTGTCCGAGACACTACGCCTCGAGATGGCTCCCTTGGGCGTGCGTGTCATAACGGCCATGGTGGGCGTAGTCGGCACAAAGATTTTCCTGAATACCGGGAACTTTGCCCTTCCCCCTGGGTCCCGATACAAGTCAGTCGAGGAGCAGATCGCCAAGCAGGCGCGAGGGGAGGACCTTTTTGGTCACATGGATATTGATACGGTTGCCAAAAGACTGGTCTCTGATGTTGTTGCTGGGAGGAGCGGGAAGGTCTGGCGTGGGGGTCTGGCAACTGCAACGGGGTATTTATCCTGGTTGATGCCTACGTGGGCATCAGATTGGATGGGGAACTCGAGGAGCGGATTGTATAACCTAAAGAAGCCATAG